One genomic segment of Canis lupus familiaris isolate Mischka breed German Shepherd chromosome 22, alternate assembly UU_Cfam_GSD_1.0, whole genome shotgun sequence includes these proteins:
- the PCDH20 gene encoding protocadherin-20, giving the protein MGRLSRPRSSRSRSRLPHLFLLFLFVGPFNCLASYSRATELLYSLNEGLPAGVLIGSLAEDLRLVPRAPGRQDQLSQLPERAVAERNPPLSFSLASRGLSGQYVTLDNRSGELHTSAQEIDREALCLEGGGGAAWGGSISISSSPSSDSCLLLLDVLVLPQEYFRFVKVKIAIRDVNDNAPQFPVSQISVWVPENAPINTRLAIEHPAMDPDIGTNGVQTYRLLDYHRMFTLDVEENENGERTPYLIVMGLLDRETQDQYVSIIIAEDGGSPPLLGSATLTIGITDINDNCPLFADSQINVTVFGNATVGTPVAAVQAVDRDLGTNAQITYSYSQKVPQASKDLFHLDETTGVIKLFSKIGGSVLQTHKLTILANGPGCIPAVTTALVTIIKVIFRPPEIVPRYIANEVDGIVYLKELEPINTPIAFFTIRDPEGKYKVNCYLDGEGPFRLSPYKPYNNEYLLETTKLMDYELQQFYEIAVVAWNSEGFHVKKIIKVQLLDDNDNAPVFLQPLLELTIEENNAPNAFLTKLYATDADSGERGQVSYFLGPDAPSYFSLDSVTGILTVSTQLDREEKEKYRYTVRAVDSGKPPRESVATVALTVLDKNDNSPRFINKDFSFFVPENFPGYGEIGVISVTDADAGRNGWVALSVVNQSDIFVIDTGKGMLRAKVSLDREQQSSYTLWVEAVDGGEPALSSTAKITILLLDINDNPPLVLFPQSNMSYLLVLPSTLPGSPVTEVYAVDKDTGMNAVIAYSIIGRRGPRPESFRIDPKTGNITLEEALLQTHYGLHRLLVKVSDHGYPEPLHSTVMVNLFVNDTVSNESYIESLLRKEPEINIEEKEPQISIEPTHRKIESGSCVPTLVALSVISLGSITLVTGMGIYICLRRGKKHHREDENLEVQIPLKGKIDLHMRERKPMAISNI; this is encoded by the coding sequence GGCTGGTGCCCCGCGCGCCCGGGAGGCAGGACCAGCTGTCGCAGCTGCCCGAGCGCGCGGTCGCGGAGCGCAACCCCCCTCTCTCCTTCAGCCTGGCCTCCCGGGGACTGAGCGGCCAGTACGTGACCCTCGACAACCGCTCCGGGGAGCTGCACACTTCTGCCCAGGAGATCGACCGGGAGGCCCTGTGTCTCGAAGGAGGTGGGGGAGCTGCCTGGGGCGGCAGCAtttccatctcctcctccccttcctcggACTCTTGTCTTTTGCTTTTGGATGTACTGGTCCTGCCTCAGGAATACTTTAGGTTTGTCAAGGTGAAGATCGCCATCCGGGACGTCAATGACAATGCCCCGCAGTTCCCCGTTTCCCAGATCTCTGTCTGGGTCCCGGAAAATGCACCTATAAACACCCGGCTCGCCATAGAGCATCCTGCCATGGACCCAGATATAGGCACTAATGGGGTGCAGACCTACCGCTTACTGGACTACCATCGCATGTTCACCCTGGATGTGGAGGAGAACGAGAATGGGGAGCGCACTCCCTACCTCATTGTCATGGGACTATTGGACAGGGAGACCCAGGACCAGTACGTGAGCATCATCATAGCAGAGGATGGTGGGTCTCCACCACTGTTGGGCAGCGCCACCCTCACCATTGGCATAACTGACATTAATGACAATTGCCCTCTCTTCGCTGACTCACAAATCAATGTCACTGTGTTTGGGAATGCTACAGTGGGCACACCGGTCGCAGCTGTCCAGGCTGTGGATAGAGACTTGGGAACCAATGCTCAGATCACCTACTCTTACAGCCAGAAAGTTCCACAAGCGTCCAAGGATTTATTCCATCTGGATGAAACCACCGGAGTCATTAAACTTTTCAGTAAGATTGGGGGAAGTGTTCTGCAAACTCACAAGCTCACCATCCTTGCTAATGGGCCGGGCTGCATCCCTGCTGTGACCACAGCCCTGGTGACCATTATCAAAGTTATTTTCAGACCACCTGAAATTGTTCCTCGTTATATAGCAAATGAGGTAGATGGTATTGTTTACCTGAAAGAACTAGAACCCATTAACACTCCAATTGCATTCTTCACCATAAGAGATCCAGAAGGTAAATACAAGGTGAACTGCTACCTGGACGGTGAAGGACCATTTAGGTTATCACCCTACAAACCATACAATAATGAGTATTTGCTGGAAACCACAAAACTAATGGACTATGAGCTACAGCAGTTCTATGAAATAGCTGTGGTGGCCTGGAACTCTGAGGGATTTCAtgtcaaaaaaattattaaagtgcAACTTTTAGATGACAATGACAATGCTCCTGTTTTCCTTCAACCCTTGCTGGAACTAACTATTGAAGAAAATAATGCACCCAATGCCTTTTTGACTAAGCTGTATGCGACAGATGCTGACAGTGGAGAGAGAGGCCAAGTTTCATATTTCCTGGGACCTGATGCCCCATCATATTTTTCCTTAGACAGTGTCACAGGAATTCTGACAGTTTCCACTCAGCTGGAccgagaagagaaagaaaagtacaggTACACAGTCAGAGCTGTTGACTCTGGAAAGCCACCCAGGGAATCAGTAGCCACTGTGGCTCTCACAGTGTTGGATAAAAATGACAACAGCCCTCGGTTTATCAACAAGGACTTCAGCTTTTTTGTGCCAGAAAACTTTCCAGGGTATGGTGAGATTGGGGTAATTAGTGTAACAGATGCCGATGCCGGACGAAACGGATGGGTTGCCCTCTCGGTGGTGAACCAGAGTGATATTTTTGTCATAGACACAGGAAAGGGCATGCTGAGAGCCAAAGTCTCTTTGGACAGAGAGCAGCAAAGCTCCTATACTTTGTGGGTCGAAGCTGTTGACGGGGGTGAGCCTGCCCTCTCTTCGACTGCAAAAATCACAATTCTGCTTCTTGATATCAATGACAACCctcctcttgttttatttcctcagtCTAACATGTCCTACCTGTTGGTACTGCCTTCTACACTTCCCGGCTCCCCAGTTACAGAGGTCTATGCTGTTGACAAAGACACAGGCATGAATGCTGTCATAGCTTACAGCATCATTGGAAGAAGAGGTCCTCGGCCTGAGTCCTTTAGGATTGACCCTAAAACCGGCAATATTACTTTGGAAGAGGCGCTGCTGCAGACACACTATGGACTCCATCGTTTACTAGTGAAAGTGAGCGATCATGGTTATCCAGAACCTCTCCATTCCACAGTCATGGTGAACCTGTTTGTCAATGACACTGTCAGTAATGAGAGCTACATCGAGAGTCTTTTAAGAAAGGAACCAGAAATTAACATAGAGGAGAAAGAACCACAGATCTCAATAGAACCAACCCATAGGAAAATCGAGTCTGGGTCCTGTGTGCCCACCCTCGTAGCTCTGTCTGTAATAAGCTTGGGTTCTATCACACTTGTAACAGGGATGGGCATATACATCTGTTtaaggagggggaaaaagcaCCACAGGGAAGACGAAAATTTGGAAGTACAAATTCCACTCAAAGGAAAAATTGACTTGCATATGAGAGAGAGGAAACCAATGGCTATttctaatatttga